In the genome of Geotrypetes seraphini chromosome 16, aGeoSer1.1, whole genome shotgun sequence, one region contains:
- the PBXIP1 gene encoding pre-B-cell leukemia transcription factor-interacting protein 1 isoform X3, whose amino-acid sequence MARPSDSRGSDNNWIKSNTEGLQVETLGQVQGKGSLQIPADTRASDSASDKGEDSATYGTSHPLEVKDEEAREPPISSNLAGQATEVTLAPLPSSCAENQQLELPPDEVPGSLPEKSSLTYNGEEGDLEEGSCSSSEEDDVEGVQKRQSWGPCPSPAAEREEAEKGSGEGAWLTLNNCLLGALVLLCVGFVLFSGSLYEAEDAPMENLDQRDLGAEEKQSQILDELRDWLKWHAQDSPRDADSLQAINRLLDKLSRENQEIGLLRVQLQAQKEELLTLLKKSNDENDSMESQQQNLLEENLHLRESLLHEETAHLSAQNELQALKEKLQVLEQTTLESRNLVNESLNLENRLDAEGQQIDDDSLRLEETLVAESQMLRQELDKQRMLVASIKHDFDLSSQPGSSETEGESEQQKEMLKKWRNKLALELQRSESWERSYAKKKAKSRGSKLNPGIHVENLADPSNTSAAAFERVAVPHSALKGPIPDERKNPNKSWEQKKSKHGEGRQGQKHLLQGEREEEQDMKPRKKSEWKEGTEGEEGDHQVEWENPGDGFHSHRQREAERESRHGHHNHNKLWKKLSSHQYRVPEGCTGIPDCARKEGLDLFHTELEPVKKQDFQQLLEKYLEMNNLSRYLPELTSVLSAFFQGDVFSHDQMRFRDFVDDVEDYLEDLVREEKGDDDAVDDFEDYVFRHFFGDAAHRRSTKRDTFQRKDMEIDHQGGKVTIHPHKSSTASEPAGGRSSHNSASADEQSDRHNHRKQSRSKEEWSGPHNRKLPHFNQQHHRQERTKPLSEKDIPSNQHHKSHKGFNHKQNDKEEKSKRVGQEGGVEHNSKNYQRRTCDSPLPEVRMDYLKNAKASNHEDPPKEGRSSHDKGHKDFSDTDGRRDHEASKSFTTRKHHHKGRGEEKNRRTAKDGLSKD is encoded by the exons ATGGCTCGTCCCTCCGATTCCAGAGGTTCAGATAACAATTGGATTAAATCGAACACCGAG GGGCTGCAGGTGGAGACATTGGGCCAGGTTCAAGGAAAAGGATCCCTCCAAATCCCAGCTGACACTAGAGCCTCAG ATTCTGCCTCGGACAAGGGAGAAGATTCTGCGACTTATGGTACTTCCCATCCTCTAGAAGTTAAG GATGAAGAAGCGAGAGAGCCACCGATCAGCTCTAATCTGGCTGGACAGGCAACAGAGGTAACCTTGGCACCCCTTCCGTCCAGCTGTGCAGAGAACCAACAGCTGGAGCTCCCTCCAGATGAAGTGCCAGGCTCCCTCCCTGAAAAATCCTCGCTGACCTATAATGGAG AAGAGGGAGACCTGGAGGAAGGGAGCTGTTCCAGCAGTGAGGAGGATGACGTGGAGGGAGTGCAGAAGAGGCAGTCGTGGGGCCCCTGCCCATCCCCTGCTGCTGAACGGGAAGAAGCTGAGAAGGGCAGTGGGGAGGGAGCCTGGCTGACCTTGAACAACTGTCTTCTTGGTGCTTTAGTCCTTTTGTGCGTTGGATTTGTGCTGTTCTCAG gcAGCCTCTATGAAGCTGAGGATG CTCCAATGGAGAATCTGGATCAGCGAGATCTTGGGGCAGAAGAGAAGCAGTCACAGATCCTGGATGAGCTCAGG GACTGGCTGAAGTGGCATGCGCAGGACTCTCCCCGAGATGCAGACAGTCTCCAGGCTATTAATAGGCTGTTAGACAAGTTGTCCAGAGAGAACCAGGAGATTGGACTTTTGCGGGTTCAACTTCAG GCCCAAAAGGAAGAGCTTCTAACCTTGCTTAAGAAAAGCAACGATGAGAACGACTCGATGGAGTCCCAGCAGCAGAACCTCTTAGAGGAAAACCTGCACCTGAGAGAGTCTCTGCTCCACGAAGAAACGGCACACTTGTCGGCGCAGAACGAGCTCCAGGCGTTGAAAGAGAAGCTTCAGGTGCTGGAACAGACCACGCTGGAGAGCAGGAATCTTGTGAACGAAAGCTTGAACCTTGAGAACAGGCTGGATGCAGAGGGGCAGCAGATCGATGATGACTCCTTGAGACTCGAAGAGACGCTGGTGGCCGAATCCCAGATGCTGAGGCAGGAGTTGGACAAACAGCGAATGCTCGTGGCTTCCATTAAACACGACTTTGATCTGAGCAGTCAGCCGGGGTCCTCGGAGACTGAAGGGGAATCGGAGCAGCAAAAAGAGATGCTGAAAAAATGGAGGAACAAACTGGCTTTGGAGCTTCAGAGATCAGAGTCATGGGAGAGAAGCTATGCCAAAAAGAAAGCGAAAAGCAGAGGCTCCAAACTCAATCCTGGAATCCATGTGGAAAATTTAGCTGATCCTTCTAACACCTCAGCTGCTGCCTTTGAGCGAGTCGCCGTACCACACAGTGCATTAAAGGGACCCATCCCTGATGAGAGGAAGAACCCAAACAAGAGCTGGGAGCAGAAGAAATCAAAACATGGAGAGGGAAGGCAAGGCCAAAAACATCTGCtgcagggagaaagggaagaggagCAGGACATGAAGCCTAGGAAGAAGAGTGAGTGGAAGGAGGGAACTGAGGGGGAAGAGGGGGACCACCAGGTTGAGTGGGAGAACCCAGGTGATGGGTTCCACTCCCACAGGCAGCGTGAAGCAGAGAGAGAATCCAGGCACGGACACCACAATCACAACAAGCTCTGGAAGAAACTCTCCAGCCACCAGTACCGAGTCCCTGAAGGATGTACGGGGATACCAGACTGTGCTCGGAAGGAAGGCCTGGACCTGTTTCATACCGAGCTGGAACCAGTCAAGAAACAAGACTTTCAGCAGCTTCTTGAGAAATACTTGGAGATGAACAACTTGTCTAGATACCTCCCAGAGCTGACGTCGGTTCTGAGTGCCTTCTTCCAGGGGGACGTCTTCAGCCATGACCAGATGCGCTTCCGGGACTTTGTGGATGATGTGGAGGATTATCTGGAAGATCTTGTCAGGGAGGAGAAAGGAGATGATGATGCTGTGGATGACTTTGAAGATTATGTCTTCAGACACTTCTTTGGAGATGCAGCTCATAGGAG GTCTACCAAGAGGGACACGTTTCAGAGGAAGGATATGGAAATTGACCATCAGGGAGGGAAGGTCACCATCCACCCTCACAAAAGCTCTACAGCATCTGAGCCTGCAGGAGGAAGAAGCAGCCATAACTCAGCCAGTGCTGATGAGCAATCGGACCGTCACAACCACCGTAAACAGTCACGCTCCAAGGAAGAGTGGTCTGGCCCGCACAACAGAAAGCTCCCACACTTTAACCAACAGCATCATCGGcaggaacgcaccaaaccactgAGCGAGAAAGACATACCGTCGAACCAACACCACAAAAGCCACAAAGGATTCAACCACAAGCAGAATGATAAGGAAGAGAAATCCAAACGTGTCGGCCAGGAGGGCGGAGTTGAGCACAACAGTAAAAACTACCAAAGACGGACTTGTGATTCTCCTCTTCCAGAAGTACGAATGGATTATCTCAAGAATGCGAAAGCATCTAACCATGAAGATCCCCCGAAGGAAGGGAGGTCTAGCCACGACAAAGGCCACAAAGATTTTAGCGATACAGATGGAAGAAGAGACCATGAAGCCTCCAAATCATTCACCACGAGGAAGCACCACcacaaaggaaggggagaggagaagaacCGCAGAACTGCCAAGGACGGCTTGAGCAAAGACTGA
- the PBXIP1 gene encoding pre-B-cell leukemia transcription factor-interacting protein 1 isoform X1, which produces MDRVEEAALGAGEEPRAGRSSASRMARPSDSRGSDNNWIKSNTEGLQVETLGQVQGKGSLQIPADTRASDSASDKGEDSATYGTSHPLEVKDEEAREPPISSNLAGQATEVTLAPLPSSCAENQQLELPPDEVPGSLPEKSSLTYNGEEGDLEEGSCSSSEEDDVEGVQKRQSWGPCPSPAAEREEAEKGSGEGAWLTLNNCLLGALVLLCVGFVLFSGSLYEAEDAPMENLDQRDLGAEEKQSQILDELRDWLKWHAQDSPRDADSLQAINRLLDKLSRENQEIGLLRVQLQAQKEELLTLLKKSNDENDSMESQQQNLLEENLHLRESLLHEETAHLSAQNELQALKEKLQVLEQTTLESRNLVNESLNLENRLDAEGQQIDDDSLRLEETLVAESQMLRQELDKQRMLVASIKHDFDLSSQPGSSETEGESEQQKEMLKKWRNKLALELQRSESWERSYAKKKAKSRGSKLNPGIHVENLADPSNTSAAAFERVAVPHSALKGPIPDERKNPNKSWEQKKSKHGEGRQGQKHLLQGEREEEQDMKPRKKSEWKEGTEGEEGDHQVEWENPGDGFHSHRQREAERESRHGHHNHNKLWKKLSSHQYRVPEGCTGIPDCARKEGLDLFHTELEPVKKQDFQQLLEKYLEMNNLSRYLPELTSVLSAFFQGDVFSHDQMRFRDFVDDVEDYLEDLVREEKGDDDAVDDFEDYVFRHFFGDAAHRRSTKRDTFQRKDMEIDHQGGKVTIHPHKSSTASEPAGGRSSHNSASADEQSDRHNHRKQSRSKEEWSGPHNRKLPHFNQQHHRQERTKPLSEKDIPSNQHHKSHKGFNHKQNDKEEKSKRVGQEGGVEHNSKNYQRRTCDSPLPEVRMDYLKNAKASNHEDPPKEGRSSHDKGHKDFSDTDGRRDHEASKSFTTRKHHHKGRGEEKNRRTAKDGLSKD; this is translated from the exons ATGGATCGGGTGGAAGAGGCGGCGCTGGGAGCCGGAGAGGAGCCCAGAGCCG GTAGGAGCTCGGCATCGAGAATGGCTCGTCCCTCCGATTCCAGAGGTTCAGATAACAATTGGATTAAATCGAACACCGAG GGGCTGCAGGTGGAGACATTGGGCCAGGTTCAAGGAAAAGGATCCCTCCAAATCCCAGCTGACACTAGAGCCTCAG ATTCTGCCTCGGACAAGGGAGAAGATTCTGCGACTTATGGTACTTCCCATCCTCTAGAAGTTAAG GATGAAGAAGCGAGAGAGCCACCGATCAGCTCTAATCTGGCTGGACAGGCAACAGAGGTAACCTTGGCACCCCTTCCGTCCAGCTGTGCAGAGAACCAACAGCTGGAGCTCCCTCCAGATGAAGTGCCAGGCTCCCTCCCTGAAAAATCCTCGCTGACCTATAATGGAG AAGAGGGAGACCTGGAGGAAGGGAGCTGTTCCAGCAGTGAGGAGGATGACGTGGAGGGAGTGCAGAAGAGGCAGTCGTGGGGCCCCTGCCCATCCCCTGCTGCTGAACGGGAAGAAGCTGAGAAGGGCAGTGGGGAGGGAGCCTGGCTGACCTTGAACAACTGTCTTCTTGGTGCTTTAGTCCTTTTGTGCGTTGGATTTGTGCTGTTCTCAG gcAGCCTCTATGAAGCTGAGGATG CTCCAATGGAGAATCTGGATCAGCGAGATCTTGGGGCAGAAGAGAAGCAGTCACAGATCCTGGATGAGCTCAGG GACTGGCTGAAGTGGCATGCGCAGGACTCTCCCCGAGATGCAGACAGTCTCCAGGCTATTAATAGGCTGTTAGACAAGTTGTCCAGAGAGAACCAGGAGATTGGACTTTTGCGGGTTCAACTTCAG GCCCAAAAGGAAGAGCTTCTAACCTTGCTTAAGAAAAGCAACGATGAGAACGACTCGATGGAGTCCCAGCAGCAGAACCTCTTAGAGGAAAACCTGCACCTGAGAGAGTCTCTGCTCCACGAAGAAACGGCACACTTGTCGGCGCAGAACGAGCTCCAGGCGTTGAAAGAGAAGCTTCAGGTGCTGGAACAGACCACGCTGGAGAGCAGGAATCTTGTGAACGAAAGCTTGAACCTTGAGAACAGGCTGGATGCAGAGGGGCAGCAGATCGATGATGACTCCTTGAGACTCGAAGAGACGCTGGTGGCCGAATCCCAGATGCTGAGGCAGGAGTTGGACAAACAGCGAATGCTCGTGGCTTCCATTAAACACGACTTTGATCTGAGCAGTCAGCCGGGGTCCTCGGAGACTGAAGGGGAATCGGAGCAGCAAAAAGAGATGCTGAAAAAATGGAGGAACAAACTGGCTTTGGAGCTTCAGAGATCAGAGTCATGGGAGAGAAGCTATGCCAAAAAGAAAGCGAAAAGCAGAGGCTCCAAACTCAATCCTGGAATCCATGTGGAAAATTTAGCTGATCCTTCTAACACCTCAGCTGCTGCCTTTGAGCGAGTCGCCGTACCACACAGTGCATTAAAGGGACCCATCCCTGATGAGAGGAAGAACCCAAACAAGAGCTGGGAGCAGAAGAAATCAAAACATGGAGAGGGAAGGCAAGGCCAAAAACATCTGCtgcagggagaaagggaagaggagCAGGACATGAAGCCTAGGAAGAAGAGTGAGTGGAAGGAGGGAACTGAGGGGGAAGAGGGGGACCACCAGGTTGAGTGGGAGAACCCAGGTGATGGGTTCCACTCCCACAGGCAGCGTGAAGCAGAGAGAGAATCCAGGCACGGACACCACAATCACAACAAGCTCTGGAAGAAACTCTCCAGCCACCAGTACCGAGTCCCTGAAGGATGTACGGGGATACCAGACTGTGCTCGGAAGGAAGGCCTGGACCTGTTTCATACCGAGCTGGAACCAGTCAAGAAACAAGACTTTCAGCAGCTTCTTGAGAAATACTTGGAGATGAACAACTTGTCTAGATACCTCCCAGAGCTGACGTCGGTTCTGAGTGCCTTCTTCCAGGGGGACGTCTTCAGCCATGACCAGATGCGCTTCCGGGACTTTGTGGATGATGTGGAGGATTATCTGGAAGATCTTGTCAGGGAGGAGAAAGGAGATGATGATGCTGTGGATGACTTTGAAGATTATGTCTTCAGACACTTCTTTGGAGATGCAGCTCATAGGAG GTCTACCAAGAGGGACACGTTTCAGAGGAAGGATATGGAAATTGACCATCAGGGAGGGAAGGTCACCATCCACCCTCACAAAAGCTCTACAGCATCTGAGCCTGCAGGAGGAAGAAGCAGCCATAACTCAGCCAGTGCTGATGAGCAATCGGACCGTCACAACCACCGTAAACAGTCACGCTCCAAGGAAGAGTGGTCTGGCCCGCACAACAGAAAGCTCCCACACTTTAACCAACAGCATCATCGGcaggaacgcaccaaaccactgAGCGAGAAAGACATACCGTCGAACCAACACCACAAAAGCCACAAAGGATTCAACCACAAGCAGAATGATAAGGAAGAGAAATCCAAACGTGTCGGCCAGGAGGGCGGAGTTGAGCACAACAGTAAAAACTACCAAAGACGGACTTGTGATTCTCCTCTTCCAGAAGTACGAATGGATTATCTCAAGAATGCGAAAGCATCTAACCATGAAGATCCCCCGAAGGAAGGGAGGTCTAGCCACGACAAAGGCCACAAAGATTTTAGCGATACAGATGGAAGAAGAGACCATGAAGCCTCCAAATCATTCACCACGAGGAAGCACCACcacaaaggaaggggagaggagaagaacCGCAGAACTGCCAAGGACGGCTTGAGCAAAGACTGA
- the PBXIP1 gene encoding pre-B-cell leukemia transcription factor-interacting protein 1 isoform X2, with translation MDRVEEAALGAGEEPRAGRSSASRMARPSDSRGSDNNWIKSNTEGLQVETLGQVQGKGSLQIPADTRASDSASDKGEDSATYGTSHPLEVKDEEAREPPISSNLAGQATEVTLAPLPSSCAENQQLELPPDEVPGSLPEKSSLTYNGEEGDLEEGSCSSSEEDDVEGVQKRQSWGPCPSPAAEREEAEKGSGEGAWLTLNNCLLGALVLLCVGFVLFSAPMENLDQRDLGAEEKQSQILDELRDWLKWHAQDSPRDADSLQAINRLLDKLSRENQEIGLLRVQLQAQKEELLTLLKKSNDENDSMESQQQNLLEENLHLRESLLHEETAHLSAQNELQALKEKLQVLEQTTLESRNLVNESLNLENRLDAEGQQIDDDSLRLEETLVAESQMLRQELDKQRMLVASIKHDFDLSSQPGSSETEGESEQQKEMLKKWRNKLALELQRSESWERSYAKKKAKSRGSKLNPGIHVENLADPSNTSAAAFERVAVPHSALKGPIPDERKNPNKSWEQKKSKHGEGRQGQKHLLQGEREEEQDMKPRKKSEWKEGTEGEEGDHQVEWENPGDGFHSHRQREAERESRHGHHNHNKLWKKLSSHQYRVPEGCTGIPDCARKEGLDLFHTELEPVKKQDFQQLLEKYLEMNNLSRYLPELTSVLSAFFQGDVFSHDQMRFRDFVDDVEDYLEDLVREEKGDDDAVDDFEDYVFRHFFGDAAHRRSTKRDTFQRKDMEIDHQGGKVTIHPHKSSTASEPAGGRSSHNSASADEQSDRHNHRKQSRSKEEWSGPHNRKLPHFNQQHHRQERTKPLSEKDIPSNQHHKSHKGFNHKQNDKEEKSKRVGQEGGVEHNSKNYQRRTCDSPLPEVRMDYLKNAKASNHEDPPKEGRSSHDKGHKDFSDTDGRRDHEASKSFTTRKHHHKGRGEEKNRRTAKDGLSKD, from the exons ATGGATCGGGTGGAAGAGGCGGCGCTGGGAGCCGGAGAGGAGCCCAGAGCCG GTAGGAGCTCGGCATCGAGAATGGCTCGTCCCTCCGATTCCAGAGGTTCAGATAACAATTGGATTAAATCGAACACCGAG GGGCTGCAGGTGGAGACATTGGGCCAGGTTCAAGGAAAAGGATCCCTCCAAATCCCAGCTGACACTAGAGCCTCAG ATTCTGCCTCGGACAAGGGAGAAGATTCTGCGACTTATGGTACTTCCCATCCTCTAGAAGTTAAG GATGAAGAAGCGAGAGAGCCACCGATCAGCTCTAATCTGGCTGGACAGGCAACAGAGGTAACCTTGGCACCCCTTCCGTCCAGCTGTGCAGAGAACCAACAGCTGGAGCTCCCTCCAGATGAAGTGCCAGGCTCCCTCCCTGAAAAATCCTCGCTGACCTATAATGGAG AAGAGGGAGACCTGGAGGAAGGGAGCTGTTCCAGCAGTGAGGAGGATGACGTGGAGGGAGTGCAGAAGAGGCAGTCGTGGGGCCCCTGCCCATCCCCTGCTGCTGAACGGGAAGAAGCTGAGAAGGGCAGTGGGGAGGGAGCCTGGCTGACCTTGAACAACTGTCTTCTTGGTGCTTTAGTCCTTTTGTGCGTTGGATTTGTGCTGTTCTCAG CTCCAATGGAGAATCTGGATCAGCGAGATCTTGGGGCAGAAGAGAAGCAGTCACAGATCCTGGATGAGCTCAGG GACTGGCTGAAGTGGCATGCGCAGGACTCTCCCCGAGATGCAGACAGTCTCCAGGCTATTAATAGGCTGTTAGACAAGTTGTCCAGAGAGAACCAGGAGATTGGACTTTTGCGGGTTCAACTTCAG GCCCAAAAGGAAGAGCTTCTAACCTTGCTTAAGAAAAGCAACGATGAGAACGACTCGATGGAGTCCCAGCAGCAGAACCTCTTAGAGGAAAACCTGCACCTGAGAGAGTCTCTGCTCCACGAAGAAACGGCACACTTGTCGGCGCAGAACGAGCTCCAGGCGTTGAAAGAGAAGCTTCAGGTGCTGGAACAGACCACGCTGGAGAGCAGGAATCTTGTGAACGAAAGCTTGAACCTTGAGAACAGGCTGGATGCAGAGGGGCAGCAGATCGATGATGACTCCTTGAGACTCGAAGAGACGCTGGTGGCCGAATCCCAGATGCTGAGGCAGGAGTTGGACAAACAGCGAATGCTCGTGGCTTCCATTAAACACGACTTTGATCTGAGCAGTCAGCCGGGGTCCTCGGAGACTGAAGGGGAATCGGAGCAGCAAAAAGAGATGCTGAAAAAATGGAGGAACAAACTGGCTTTGGAGCTTCAGAGATCAGAGTCATGGGAGAGAAGCTATGCCAAAAAGAAAGCGAAAAGCAGAGGCTCCAAACTCAATCCTGGAATCCATGTGGAAAATTTAGCTGATCCTTCTAACACCTCAGCTGCTGCCTTTGAGCGAGTCGCCGTACCACACAGTGCATTAAAGGGACCCATCCCTGATGAGAGGAAGAACCCAAACAAGAGCTGGGAGCAGAAGAAATCAAAACATGGAGAGGGAAGGCAAGGCCAAAAACATCTGCtgcagggagaaagggaagaggagCAGGACATGAAGCCTAGGAAGAAGAGTGAGTGGAAGGAGGGAACTGAGGGGGAAGAGGGGGACCACCAGGTTGAGTGGGAGAACCCAGGTGATGGGTTCCACTCCCACAGGCAGCGTGAAGCAGAGAGAGAATCCAGGCACGGACACCACAATCACAACAAGCTCTGGAAGAAACTCTCCAGCCACCAGTACCGAGTCCCTGAAGGATGTACGGGGATACCAGACTGTGCTCGGAAGGAAGGCCTGGACCTGTTTCATACCGAGCTGGAACCAGTCAAGAAACAAGACTTTCAGCAGCTTCTTGAGAAATACTTGGAGATGAACAACTTGTCTAGATACCTCCCAGAGCTGACGTCGGTTCTGAGTGCCTTCTTCCAGGGGGACGTCTTCAGCCATGACCAGATGCGCTTCCGGGACTTTGTGGATGATGTGGAGGATTATCTGGAAGATCTTGTCAGGGAGGAGAAAGGAGATGATGATGCTGTGGATGACTTTGAAGATTATGTCTTCAGACACTTCTTTGGAGATGCAGCTCATAGGAG GTCTACCAAGAGGGACACGTTTCAGAGGAAGGATATGGAAATTGACCATCAGGGAGGGAAGGTCACCATCCACCCTCACAAAAGCTCTACAGCATCTGAGCCTGCAGGAGGAAGAAGCAGCCATAACTCAGCCAGTGCTGATGAGCAATCGGACCGTCACAACCACCGTAAACAGTCACGCTCCAAGGAAGAGTGGTCTGGCCCGCACAACAGAAAGCTCCCACACTTTAACCAACAGCATCATCGGcaggaacgcaccaaaccactgAGCGAGAAAGACATACCGTCGAACCAACACCACAAAAGCCACAAAGGATTCAACCACAAGCAGAATGATAAGGAAGAGAAATCCAAACGTGTCGGCCAGGAGGGCGGAGTTGAGCACAACAGTAAAAACTACCAAAGACGGACTTGTGATTCTCCTCTTCCAGAAGTACGAATGGATTATCTCAAGAATGCGAAAGCATCTAACCATGAAGATCCCCCGAAGGAAGGGAGGTCTAGCCACGACAAAGGCCACAAAGATTTTAGCGATACAGATGGAAGAAGAGACCATGAAGCCTCCAAATCATTCACCACGAGGAAGCACCACcacaaaggaaggggagaggagaagaacCGCAGAACTGCCAAGGACGGCTTGAGCAAAGACTGA
- the PYGO2 gene encoding pygopus homolog 2, whose product MAAEPEKLDGGPGPGQGRRGKAGLQMKSPEKKRRKSSTQGPAYSHLSEFAPPPTPMVDHLVASNPFEDDFGTPKMAGPSAPFLSNPMSFGNFRMQGGLTSQIPPGYGGGPQPIRRQPPPFPPNQMGPAFNVPPNPDYVQQGHMNFTNQPFNQAMGQGFSPPAGQMIQGPVGGFGPMMSPAMGQLPRGDIGPGPGLNSSGAPALQQRFSVPGNPFGQSSMPRPNLPPNASPYAGAEQSLPLAGEETGKNLNPPSSTFSQEQHVGSPAAVNGNQRSFPPSSGTPELNNLPPSNKPATSSGLVFPCGACRNEVNDDQDAIMCEASCQKWFHRECTGMTESAYGLLTTEASAVWACDYCLKTKEIQSVYVREGVGQLVVATDG is encoded by the exons ATGGCGGCGGAGCCGGAGAAGCTGGACGGCGGGCCGGGCCCCGGGCAGGGCAGGAGGGGCAAAGCGG GTCTGCAGATGAAGAGCCCAGAGAAGAAACGGCGGAAGTCAAGCACTCAG GGTCCTGCTTATTCTCATCTCTCTGAATTTGCCCCTCCGCCAACCCCGATGGTTGACCACCTGGTGGCCTCCAACCCCTTTGAAGATGATTTTGGAACACCCAAAATGGCGGGTCCATCAGCCCCTTTCCTCAGCAATCCCATGTCATTTGGGAACTTTCGAATGCAAGGGGGCTTGACGTCACAGATTCCTCCAGGCTATGGAGGGGGGCCTCAGCCTATCCGAAGGCAGCCTCCACCCTTCCCGCCAAATCAGATGGGCCCTGCTTTTAATGTGCCTCCGAACCCAGATTACGTCCAGCAAGGTCACATGAACTTCACTAATCAACCTTTTAACCAAGCAATGGGACAGGGTTTCAGCCCCCCTGCAGGGCAGATGATACAAGGGCCTGTTGGTGGCTTTGGGCCCATGATGTCCCCAGCTATGGGTCAGCTTCCCCGAGGAGACATTGGACCAGGGCCTGGTTTAAACTCTTCTGGTGCCCCAGCACTGCAGCAAAGGTTCAGTGTGCCAGGCAACCCTTTTGGCCAGTCTTCTATGCCACGCCCAAACTTGCCACCAAATGCCAGTCCTTATGCTGGGGCTGAGCAGAGTCTCCCCTTGGCAGGAGAGGAGACAGGAAAGAATCTCAATCCGCCCAGCAGTACTTTCAGTCAGGAGCAGCATGTGGGGTCCCCTGCTGCTGTGAATGGCAATCAGCGCAGCTTCCCTCCGAGCAGCGGCACACCAGAGCTGAACAATCTTCCACCTTCAAACAAGCCAGCAACTAGCTCAGGACTGGTGTTCCCATGTGGTGCCTGCCGGAACGAAGTCAACGATGACCAAGATGCTATCATGTGCGAGGCCTCATGCCAGAAGTGGTTTCACCGGGAATGCACTGGCATGACAGAGAGCGCCTATGGTCTGCTCACCACAGAGGCCTCGGCTGTGTGGGCATGTGATTACTGTCTCAAGACTAAAGAGATCCAGTCTGTGTATGTTCGGGAGGGCGTGGGGCAGCTGGTAGTGGCTACTGATGGATGA